GGAGGCTTTTAACAGCTCACGACGAGGGCGATAAGGCCTGCGAACATGGCGATTTTCACCAGTTTTTGAGCGTTTCGGTAGTTACGCTTGTTTGCAAAAACGAGAATCGCGATGACGGCGGGGGTAAAGGCGATTCCGGTGATAATCAAGAAGAGCATGGGGTAGTAACCCTGCGCGACAGGCAGCGGTAAAATGGCCCAGGTGAAAAGGCAAATGAGGCCGGCGAGGCGCCTAGCGGTGGGGGCGCCTGCAATCAGTGGGAACGTCATGATGCCAGCCTTGAGGTCGCCAGTTTCGTCTTCCAGGTCCTTGTAGATTTCGCGGGCGGTCGTGAGGAGTATTGCGAACAGCATCGCGGGGTAGAGAAGTCCGATTTTGTTCGAAATTCCAAGCGTCGATTCGATGGATTCCTTGAGGCCCGTGGGGTAGAACAGGCAGAGAATCAGGGGTGTTGCGCAAAGGAAGGCAACCGTCATGTTCTTTAAAAGCGGGATGTGCTTGAGCCACTTGTTGTAGGCGACAAGAAGCGCGCTGAGTAGCACAAAGAAAATGCAAGCCGTGAAGTTCGTCTTGGTCATCAGGCTGTCGGCAAGGCCCGCCGCAACTGTGAGCACAAGAAGAATAATCCACGCCCTCCGCGCCGCCGCCACCGAAACCTTTCCGCTCACCAGCGGACGCTCCGGGCGATTCAGACGGTCGCTATCCAAGTCCCAAATATCGTTCTGGATGTTTGCAAAGGCAATTGCAAATGCAAAACCGAGCGCCTGCAAAACAAGCGGAAACCATTCGATACCGCCCGTCGTTGTAGGCAACGCCGAAAGCAGGTAGTAGCCGATTACAAGCGTGACCATCGCAATCACGATATTCACCGGCCGGGACATTTTAACGAGGGCTAGGAGCATGGGTAAAATATAGCTTTCTTTTTGATTTTCTATATTTGCGGTATGCCGTTTTTTACCAAAAGCAATCTTGTGGACTTGCGGGCGGAAGCCGAGCAACTTTCGATATGCGTGGAGCATTTTCTGTATGCGTCCGAGCGCGTAGTCGAGGGCGACTACAAAACGAAGGGCTTTTACGACAACTGTATCGAAAAATGTAATGGAAGACTCAAGGCGATTCATTTTTTGATGGAGTCCATTCGTCAGGATAGGCCTGTTTCGGAAGACGAACTCCAGGAATCGCTTCCGGATTTTTTAAATTGCAAGAAAGATGCTAAATAACGAATTCGATGACGAACCGGAACCGCTCCGTCGCGTAAAGCCGACCCGCCGCGATCACCGCAGCAGGCGTATTGACGTGATGCGTGAATTGGAATCGGGCGTGGTAGACGAGCGCCCGGTCAAGGAGCGTTTCAGTCGCGAATTCAAGAATCCCCGCATCAAGAAAATCAAGGACCCGCTCGAAAAGATCGACGAGAAGGATTGCGTTGAGGGCTTGGTGGTCGAAGTACACCGAAGAACATGTGAAGTTCGGTTAGATTCTTCGACTACGCCTAACGGCTTCGCTCAGAATGACTCCCTTCCTACTTCCTACTGCCTACCGTCTACTGTTACTGCCATGTACCGTGCGACGACTTCGAAGGCGCTGGGGGAATTTCCGGCGGTGGGTGACCGCGTGCTTTTGGGTCAGGTGAACGAAGACGAGGACAGCGGCGAAGGTGTCGGTTCGCAGAAGTATTGCGTGGTGCGTGTGCTCCCGCGAAAGAGCGAACTCAAGCGCCCCGGCCCCCGCGATAGCTTTAGGCGTAAGCTCACCCTGGCAGCGAATATTGACCAGGTGGTGATTGTCGCGAGCGTGACTCAGCCGGAATTCAACTACGGATTTATGGACCGCTTCTTGCTGGCGGCTAACCTGAACAACTTGCCGTTTGTGCTGGTGCTGACCAAGATGGACCTGCTGCCGAATGGCGAAGCTGACCTGAACGACGATATCCGCGACTTCATGAGTATCGTGGACAAGGTGATTCCCGTGAGTGTGAAGACGGGGGTGGGCCTGGAACGTCTGCGCGAGGAACTCCTGGGCAAGTCGTCTGTGTTCAGCGGACAGAGTGGCGTGGGCAAGTCGACGCTGGTGAATGCCTTGGTGCCGGGTGCGGAACTTGAAACCGGCGCCGTGCGCGAACGCGACGGCAAGGGAAGGCATACGACGACTTCTTCGAGCCTGTTCGATTTTCCGGGTGGCGGCTACGTAATTGATACGCCGGGGATTAGGAGTATTGGTCTTGCCGACGGTGACGACGATATGGACGGCGAGACCTTGGCGAAGATTTTCCCGGGATTTTTCGAGGGCGACTTGTTTACCTGCAAGTACAGCAACTGCAAGCACCTGAAGGAACCGGGCTGCTCGGTGCGCGAGGCGGTAGAATCGGGTAAGCTTTCGCGGGCCCGCTATGCGAGTTATTTGAGAATTTTGAATTCTAGGAACTAGGTTTGATGGATATTGCGATAAAAATTACCTTGGTGGCGTCGATTGTGCTGGTGGGTTACAACCTGCACCAGTTGGTGACGAGTTATGAGGCAATTTGCGAAAAGGTCAAGGAATTCAAGGCGATGGCGCTGGAGAACGATTCGGACGAAAGTTCGATCCGTCGTTCGAATTTCTTGCTGACCGGAACGCTTTCGGTGCTGTTTATCTTGCTGACTTACCTTTCGGGCTTGGCCTACTGGGTGGTGGGCGTCGTGTTTGTGAAGCTTGCGGTTTCAATGTATTTGTCGCATTTGGAAATTTCGCAGATTTTCAAGGAAAATTCGATTCGCCCGAAGTTCTTCAAGATTACCAAGGTAGATGCCGCGGTGAATGTCTTGATGGGGCTTGGGGTGGCGGTGATTGCCGTATCGTGAGGTGCCTATGAAAAAGATAATCGCCCTGCTCGTGTTTGCGCTGTTCGCCTGCGTTCCGGCCTGGTCGCAGATGGAAGCGGCCATTGACCCGACCACGGGGGCTGCTGCAGGAACTTCTGCCGGACCGTTGCTGAACGGAATCCGTACGCCGCTGATTGTGGGCGGTGCGCTCGGCTTTGGCTCGGGCACGGGCGTGGGTTCTGACCGAGGAATCGGACTCCGCCAGATTGAACCGATGATCGGTATTTGGTACCCAGGAATGGCTTTGCTCCGTGTGGGCTACGGCATGTATGGTTACGAAGAGGATACCGATGATGGCAAGGATTATCAGGTGGACCATTCGGAAATGGATTTCGAATTGGGACTCCACTTGCTGGGCGAAGTCTATTTGCTGGGTTCGTATTCTCGCGTGAAGGAACTGAGCGACTTGGGCGACGTGGCCTGGAACGAATGGGGCGCGGGCTTTGGGTCGCTGTTGTTTATTTTCTCGAAGACGATGCTGTTTGCCGAAGTCGCTTACCGCTGGGTGCTGACGCATTATGACCCGTTCTTGGACAAGAAGGTTCACGGCGGGCGCATCCAGATGAATTTGGGATTCTCGGTGTACGTATTCTAGTGGTTTAATTTTAGGGATTTGTTTTGTCTGATTTTAAGAAGAATGTTGCTGTTTTAGGGGGAGCGTTCGATCCGGTTCATTTGGACCATATTAGGGTAGCAAAGACCTGTCTGCAAAAAGGATTTTGTGACGAGGTGTGGTTTATGCCGAGTCCTGACCGTTGGGACAAGAAGCTGAATGCGAGTCCCGAAGACCGCTTTGCCATGCTGGAACTCGCCATGGAAGGCGACCCGCGGCTGATTCTTTCGGACTTGGAAATTGAACAGGGTGACTTTCGCGGCTC
This genomic window from Fibrobacter sp. UWT2 contains:
- a CDS encoding geranylgeranylglycerol-phosphate geranylgeranyltransferase; translation: MLLALVKMSRPVNIVIAMVTLVIGYYLLSALPTTTGGIEWFPLVLQALGFAFAIAFANIQNDIWDLDSDRLNRPERPLVSGKVSVAAARRAWIILLVLTVAAGLADSLMTKTNFTACIFFVLLSALLVAYNKWLKHIPLLKNMTVAFLCATPLILCLFYPTGLKESIESTLGISNKIGLLYPAMLFAILLTTAREIYKDLEDETGDLKAGIMTFPLIAGAPTARRLAGLICLFTWAILPLPVAQGYYPMLFLIITGIAFTPAVIAILVFANKRNYRNAQKLVKIAMFAGLIALVVSC
- the rsgA gene encoding ribosome small subunit-dependent GTPase A — translated: MLNNEFDDEPEPLRRVKPTRRDHRSRRIDVMRELESGVVDERPVKERFSREFKNPRIKKIKDPLEKIDEKDCVEGLVVEVHRRTCEVRLDSSTTPNGFAQNDSLPTSYCLPSTVTAMYRATTSKALGEFPAVGDRVLLGQVNEDEDSGEGVGSQKYCVVRVLPRKSELKRPGPRDSFRRKLTLAANIDQVVIVASVTQPEFNYGFMDRFLLAANLNNLPFVLVLTKMDLLPNGEADLNDDIRDFMSIVDKVIPVSVKTGVGLERLREELLGKSSVFSGQSGVGKSTLVNALVPGAELETGAVRERDGKGRHTTTSSSLFDFPGGGYVIDTPGIRSIGLADGDDDMDGETLAKIFPGFFEGDLFTCKYSNCKHLKEPGCSVREAVESGKLSRARYASYLRILNSRN